The DNA segment ggttgaactaacttacattcccaccagcagtgtaggagggttcccctttctccacagcctcgccaacatttgttgttgtttgtcttttggatggcagccatccttactggtgtgaggtgatacctcattgtagttctaatttgcatttctctgataattagtgatgtggagcatcttttcatgtgtctgttggccatctgtatttcttttttggagaactgtctgttcagttcctctgccatttttaaattggattatttgacttttatttgttgagacatgtgagctctttatatattttggatgtcaagcctttattggatctgtcattttcaaatatattctcccatactgtagggttcctttttgttctattgatggtgtcttttgctgtacagaagcttttcagcttaatatagtcccacttgttcatttttgctgttattttccttgcccggggagatatgttcaagaagcggtcgctcatgtttatgtctaggaggtttttgcctatgtttttttccacgagtttaatggtttcatggcttacattcaggtctttgatccattttgagtttacttttgtatatggggttagacaatggtccagtttcattctcctacatgtagctgtccagttttgccagcaccatctgttgaagagactgtcatttccccattgtatgtccatggctcctttatcaaatattaattgaacatatatgtttgggttaatgtctggagtctctagtctgttccattggtctgtggctctgttcttgtgccagtaccaaactgtcttgattactatggctttatagtagagcttgaagttggggagtgagatcccccctactttattcttctttctcaggattgctttggctattcggggtctttggtgtttccatatgaatttttgaactatttgttctagttagttgaagaatgttgctggtaatttgatagggattgcatcaaatctgtatattgctttgggcaggatggccattttgacaatattaattcttcctagccacgagcatgggatgagtttccatttgttagtgtcccctttaatttctcttaagagtgacttgtagttttcagagtataggtcattcatttctttggttagatttattcctaggtattttattctttttgatgcaattgtgaatggaattgttttcctgatttctctttctattggttcattgttagtgtataggaaagctacagatttctgtgtgttaattttgtatcctgcaaccttgctgtattccgatatcagttctagtagttttggggtggagtctttagggttttttatgtacaatatcatgtcatctgcaaatagtgacagtttaacttcttctttaccaatctggattccttgtatttctttgttttgtctgattgccgtggctaggacctccagtactatgttaaatagcagtggggagagtgagcatccctgtctagttcccgatctcagaggaaaagctttcagcttctcgctgttcagtataatgttggctgtgggtttatcatagatggcctttattatgttgaggtacttgccctctattcccattttgctgagagtttttatcatgaatggatgttgaattttgtcaaatgctttttcagcatctatggagatgatcatgtggtttttgtctttctttttgttgatgtggtgtatgatgttgatggattttcgaatgttgtaccatccttgcatccctgggatgaatcccacttggtcatggtgtatgatccttttgatatacttttgtattcggtttgctaatattttattaagtatttttgcatctacattcatcagggatattggtctgtaattttcttttttggtggggtctttgcctggttttggtattagggtgatgttggcttcatagaatgagtttgggagtattccctcctcttctattttttggaaaactttaaggagaatgggtattatgtcttctctgtgtgtctgataaaattccgaggtaaatccgtccagcccgggtgttttgttcttgggtagttttttgattaccgtttcaatttctttgctcgtaattggtttgtttaacttttgtgtttcttccttggtcagtcttggaaggttgtatttttctaggaagttgtccatttcttctaggttttccagcttgttggcatataggttttcatagtagtctttcataattctttgtatttctgtggagtctgtcgtgatttttccgttctcatttgtgattctgttgatttgtgttgattctctttttctcttaataagtttggctagaggcttatctattttgtttattttctcaaagaaccagctctcggtttcattgatttttgctattgttttattcttttcaattttgtttatttcttctctgatctttattatggccctccttctgctgactttaggcctcatttgttcttcttttttcattttcgataattgtgatgttagactattcatttgggattgttcttgcttcttcaagtgtgcctggattgctatatactttcctcttaagactgctttcgctacatcccacagaagttgggtctttgtgttattgttgtcatttgtttctatatattccctgatctctattttaattggttcgttgatccattgattatttaggagcatgttgttaagcctccatgtgtttgtgagcctttttgttttctttgtagaatttatttctagttttatacctttgtggtctgaaaagttggtttgtagagtttcaatattttggattttgctgaggctctttttgtgggctagtatgtggtctattctggagaatgttccatgtgcacttgagaagaatgtatatcctgttgcttttggatgtagagttctatagatgtctattaggtccatctgctctactgtgttgttcagtgcttccatgtccttacttattttttgcccagtggatctatcctttggggtgagtggtgtgttgaagtctcctagaatgaatgcattgcagtctatttccccctttagttctgttagtatttgtttcacatatgctggtgctcctgtgttgggtgcatatatatttagaatggttatatcctcttgtttgactgagccctttatcattatgtagtgtccttctttatctcttgttactttctttgttttgaagtctattttgtctgatattagtactgaaacccctgctttcttctcgctgttgtttgcttgaaatatgtttttccatcccttgacttttagtctgtacatgtctttgggtttgaggtgagtttcttgtaagcagcatatagatgggtcttgcttttttatccattctattactctgtgtcttttgattggtgcattcaacccatttacatttagggtgactattgaaagatatgtacttattgccattggaggctttaaattcgtggttaccaaatgttcaaggttagcctctttactgtcttactgcctaacttagctcgcttattgagctgctatatacactgtctggagattcttttcttctctcccttcttattcctcctcctccattcttcatatgttgggtgttttgtgctgtgctctttctaggagtgctcccatctagagcagtccctgtaagatgtctggtagaggtggtttgtgggaagcaagttccctcagcttttgcttgtctgggaattgtttaatcccaccgtcatatttgaatgatagtcgtgctggatacagtatccttggttcaaggcccttctgtttcattgcattaaatatatcatgccattctcttctggcctgtagggtttctgtcgagaagtctgatgttagcctgatgggttttcctttataggtgacctttttctctctagctgcctttaaaactctttccttgtccttgatctttgccattttaattattatgtgtcttggtgttgtcctccttgggtcctttctgttgggggttctgtgtatttccgtggtctgttcaattatttcctcttccagtttggggaagttttcagcaattatttcttccaagatactttccatcccttttcctctctcttcttcttctggtacccctataatatggatattgttccttttggattggtcacacagttctcttaatattgtttcattcctggagatccttttatctctctctatgtcagcttctatgcattcctgttctctggtttctattccatcaatggcctcttgcatcttatccattctgcctgtaaacccttccagagtttgtttcatttctgtaatctcctttctggcatctgtgatctccctccggacttcatcccatatctcttgcgtatttctctgcatctgtcagcatgtttatgatttttattttgaattctttgtcaggaagactggttaggtctgtctccttctctggagtctctgttatcttggtttgcctgtaattttgtcttttcatggtgagaggaatagtttgcagagctggaacgagtgacagctggaagaacttcccttcttgttggtttgtggccctcctctcctgggagaacagcaacctctagtggcttgtgctgggtagctgcgcacagacagggcttctgcttcctgcccggctgctatggagtttatctccgctgttgctgtgggcgtggcctggcttgggcagctgctccaaagtggtggagtcgcgggggagcggccgggaggctatttatctccgtaaggggcctccctgctccctgcagcccaggggttagggtgcccagagatccctggattccctacctctggattaagtgtcccgccctgtccctttaagacttccaaaaagcacccgccaaaacaaaacaacggccacaaaaaaaaaaaaaaattttttttaataaataaataaataaataaaaaatggccgctcgtttttctttattctctggcgccagcctcaggcatctgctcaccggacttgctgccctatttccctagtattggggtccctatccctttaagacttccaaaaagcgttcgccaaaacaaaacaaaacaaaacaaaaaaacaaacaaaaatatcggccgctcacttttcttttgttctccggcgccagcctccgatacctgttcactggtcttgctgccctgtttccctagtattgggttccctgtccctttaagacttccaaaaagcactcgccaaaacaaaacaacaacaacaacaaaaaaaaaatggccgctcgcttttattatgtcctccggcgcccggcctctggCACcagctcaccgttcttgctgccctgtttccctagaatccagggccccgcacacgcattgtgtctgcgctctggtccagatggctggggctgggtgttcggcagtcctgggctccgtctccctcccgctctgcctgctcttctcccgccgggagctggggggaggggcgctcggctcccgccaggccggggcttgtatcttaccccctttacgaggcgctgggttctctcaggtgcggatgtggtctggctgttgtcctgtgtcctctggtctctattctaggaagagttgtctttgttatattttcatagatatatgtggttttgggaggagatttccgctgctctactcacgccgccatcttggctccgccccctctaTCTCCCTTTTAACCTTTATTTTCATTACACTGTACTGTATACACACATCTATGGTAGCCACTTGGGATCCTTTTTGAAAATAGGCATAGTTAAAATTATGAATATTCTCCTACCTGAACTCAAGCTTTTGGCCCCTCGCCTTATCTTCATTCTTATCATAAACATTTGTCACTCCAGAAATGCAACCAACAAAGCTCTCCTTCCAGGCCTCTCATCAGAGCCAGATGGCAGCTAAGAGAAGGCAAATGCTGACAGAGTGGGTGAGTAGCCCTGGGGTAGTTTGGGGTAGAGGCTCACTTACCTGCAGAGTTATGTCCATAACCAGACCAGCCTCTCCCTACAGTGGCTAACAGGTGGGCAATGGAGTAGGGAAGCCTGTGTTCACATGCTTGGTCTGATATTTGCCAACTCACTTAATTGCCCCACCTATTCTAAGAGGATGGTCATAATAGATGCACCCGACACAGAGTAAACACTCAAAAACTGTTGGCTTTTTTCACTATTTAGCATTgttatgttttcctccttcctaTTCCTGGCCCATAGACCCCCATACCACCCTGGGATCCTGGCCCCAAAGTGCTCTAGTTTCTACCACTGACATGTGTGGGACCCTTGCTGTCCTGCTCTGGCCACTTCTCTACTGTTGACAGCATTCTGGACTGCCTGGCTGGCCATGTCATCCACACAATGGGAAGGCTCCATACTTCAGCAGTGGAAGGAGCATAAACACGACACTGTGCCCTGCGAGTGGCCATGACAGGAAAGGCCAGGACCCCTGGAGCCTCATGTAGGAAGAGGTGAACAGGGTGGGCTTTGAGAGACACCCCATTGTTTGCAAAGTGGACAGGCTGCTGGGACTTCTCCAAAGGATTGGCAGGGGACAGGCATCTAAGTCCTGGACAAGGCGTCAGAGCTGGGCCACAGGTAACAGATCCCCAGGTAAATCAGAAAAATagcaagcatttattatgtgGTATCTATAGAGAGAAACACCAAGCTGTGCAGCATTCAGAGGagcatttgctttctttctgcccTCATGGTGGGAACAGgatgttttcagaaaaaaatgaccaACAACAGGCATTatcttatgctaagtgaataacaGAGAGAATGCATTACAAGGGTTTAAGATAGGGTTGGAAAAGCCAGAAGAGGTTTTCTGTAGCAGATGAGCTGAGCCTGAATGTTCGGGATGATGTGGGAAGAAAGGCCTGCAGGAAAGGCCACAGGCATGTCTGGAGAGCAGCAGGCAGTCCAGCCAACTGGAGCAGACTTTGTCTTGGAGGGGACTGGGTGGGAAAGTTTGAGTTACTCTGCAAGCAGTGTGGagccactgaattttttttttttttggaatgttgaggttttaattttttttttttagagggcatctctcatatttattgatcaaatggttgttaacagttaacaacaataaaattctgtacaggagaatcaatgcacaatcattaatccaccccaagcctaattctcatcagtctccgatcttctgaagcacaacgaacaagttcttacatggtgaacaaattcttaaatagtgaataagttcttagatggtgaacagtacaagggcagtcatcacagaaactttcagttttgatcacgcattatgaattacaaacaatcaggtcagatatgaatattcgcttgatttttatacttgatctatatgtgaatcccacatttctcccttattattattattattatttttaataaaatgctgaagtggtaggtagatgcaagacaaaggcagaaaacacagtctagtgctgtaagaaagacgatcaggtgtgtgcccacAGGCTAAGCAccaatccaagccagacaagggcaacaaaacatccacggatgcagaagacttctctcaaaacaggggggttgaggctCCAAGCcccacctctgctgatccccaatttctcacctgatggcccccccgcAACCACGcccgtcttaggttgttcctcccttgaggaatcccacccgtctctggctaaccgccacttaatatttttaagtagagGAATCTAATCATGTAAGTCAAgttttcctaagagttttcaCAAAAAGGAAGCTGAAAGAAACTTCTAAGAATACAAAGCTCTGGGCCCAACTTCCCAATGCTTGAAGCACTGCTTTCTCTCTGTTATCGCTATCAACCCTCTTTCCACACTGTCCACACTGCCTCTCTCTAATGGTTTATATCCATTCACGTGTCTTCTTGCTGCAAGTGACTGAAACCAGTCTGACCATCTAgggcaggaaaggaggaaaggaggtaATCAGCCGGGGTGAAGAGGTAAGGAGTGGGTCGGGCTCTCAGCACTCAACCTGCTCATCAGGTCTGGTTCTCTTAACTGCACACTTCCGCCCCCTACTGTTTAGCTTCATTCTCAGTTTTCTGTGGTGGCCCAAGCAGCAGTGTGCTCTTCTGACACGGtgacccatcctcccaggtcagTCTTGAAGGAAAGGACTAGACTTTTTTCTACTAGTTCCAGCAAAAACCCTAACTACCTTAGGGGACTGAACTACCTTAGGGGACCCATCCGTCCTGGAGACAGTGTGGCCAAAGGGATGTGTTGTCATGGACAACCAGGCCTGTCATGGGCAGAGTACCTATGTTCTGGAAAGTAAGTCAggactgaaatttttatttgtacAAGTTGAGAGTGCATAGCTCTAAATAACCTctaccccctcctcctcctccttcccacagCCCTGAAGCTGTTGGAACTATACGCCACATGGGATCCCAGATGGCCATGGAGAGTACTCAGGGCACAGTGCTAGACTGGCAGGCATACAGTTGGCCTCTGCGCTCCCTCCGCACACCAGCGGTCTCCCTGCACTCCGTGACCCAGGAGCTAGGGGACGTGGCCGAGGGCCCCAGATCATGGTGTTCTGGGCTGGGTGCCCACTTCACTGCTTTCCCTCCATCTTTATGTGATGATTGGCGGAGATCCAGGCAGCCATGGCTACACTATTGCCCTGGGAACCCCACACTCTGGTTGTCAACAAACTGGCCAACACCAACTACAAGGCTGAGTATGGCAGTGACTGGTTCACCCTCTGGGTGAACCAGCTCCTCCAAGCTGCCTTTGCTGACCTGTGTGGCCCTTGTGGACTCTTGAAAAATGACCTCCAGTCTGGCTCTGCCCGACAGCATCCACCCGGAGTGGTTCCTCATCTACAATGAAGTGGACTTCCTCCTCTCTTTTGTCTGCCCTACTGGAGTGCTTCTGCAGTTCCTGGGACATGGGGATGAAGGGCCTGGGGACTGGGACATGGTTTGAAGAGGACCGCGGCCATAATAGGACTTCTGGGTAAGAGCAGGTACCATCAACTTCTCTTGCCTGGAAGACTGCAATACCTTCCTCACTAGTCCAGCTGATTCTATTCTTGCCTCATGCCAAACCACTTCTCCCCTCAGAACAAGagtgattattttaaaacataaatgaaacCATATCATTAGCCTGCTCAAAAGTCAAAGGCTTCTTTGTATAAATCCAAACCCCTTACCATGGTCCACTACCTGCATGATAGCCCCGCCTAACTGCAGCCTCATTTGCTTCCACTCCTCCTGGCACTCTGCACTACAAACCCATAGAATTCTTGCTGCTCAAGCAGGTCAAGCTTTCCCCCTCACCCTTAGGGCCTTTACATCTGCTGTTGCTGTGCCTGGAAgtcacccccccaccccgccccagatCCTCTCTGGCCAGCTTTCTTCTCCTGCAGTTCTCTGATCAAACTCACCTCCTTGGAGGATCTTCCTAACCATCCTAAATAAAGCTCACCCTCCCATCCCAGCCCTCTTTCCCCTTCTTGCCTCCCCACCTTCTTTAATCACTAACCACAACCTGTAATTACTCGATCTATCTCTATTATTAttgctcttgttttcttttctttaagggGCAGGGAGTTTATCTAGCAtgctcactgctgtatccccatgACCTAGGCAGTGCTTGGGATACTGCAGGTggtaaataaatattcactggATGAACGAATGAATCAAAGTCAGACGACTAAGGTATTACTTCCATGCCCTGCACCTTCTTTCAGCAACCTGTGTCCTCTGAAAAACAGGCAAAAGTGGCCCCTTGCTGTAGCTGCTGATTGTCACCTTCACATGATTAGCACTACTAATGCTTCACATTTACATTAGGGCAGTATTTTCAACGCAGTTGCCTGTTTTCATTTTGGACAACCCTCCCAAGAACATTCTTCCATTTTACTAGAGAGACCCCAAAAGATGGCACACGACTGAGCCCATCCTGGGTCCCAGTTTGGTTGTGGAAACAGTGACACTGGTGGTGGCAGAGGTAAGGGCACTCTGTCCTCACTGGAAAACCGGCCTCCGGAAAAGGCTGGAAACCACCGCCCAACTCCTCTGACTCGGCTGATTGGGGCCTGACCGTCAGTTCCTCGGCTGAGGGGCTTCCCTGACAGGAGCCTGGTCCCTCTTAGGGCTTGTAGGTGCACCGTGGGCTCCTTGTCTCCAACCATGGTATCCCGGCGGCTGTTCCCCGGACACTGTCTCTGGCTGCAAGACTTTTCTGACCACCCGAAAGGGGCCTCCGTGACCAGGCACGACCACGTCGGCCATGCCAAGGACTCTCTCCCGGCTTCGCTCCTGGGCCACAGGGTCTTCGCTCAGCACCTGCCACGAGTCTTCGTCTCCATCGCGTTCAAACACATCGCCCACCACCACCACGGTACCCAAGGCTGTGCCCGCCACCACCACGCTCACGTCGTGCTGGCCCCCATGGCCCGGCGTGGCCCACACCTCGAGCCCTGGCCCCAGCCGCAGGGGCCGCTCCTCACTTAGCCCGTGGGGGAGGTAGCGGCCCCCGGGAAGACAGAAGTCGTGCGACACCAGCAGGGCCGCCCCGGGAAACAGCCCCAGGTTCCCGATGTGATCCGAGTGTCCGTGGGTCCCCACCACTAGAGTCACGTCCCCGGGGTCCACGCCCTGCCCTGCCAGCGCCCCCaagagcgcctcccgagcccagGGGCCCCCGGTGTCCACGAGGATAGGACCACGGGCCGCCTCCTCCAGGGCAGTCTTCGCCTCGTCCCCCTCGTACAAGGGTGCTCGGTGGCTGGAGGCCAGGGCCCCTACTTGGGGCAGAATAAGGGTCACGGAGCCGTCGGCGTACACTGCGCCTGCGACCCCGTCGGGCTCTGCGTAGCCCCGCAGCAGAACCACCACGGAGTAGGGATCGCCCGTCACCAGCAGAGGGGGCTCTCCGGGCAGCGCTTCAGTCCGCACCTGACTACTCATGGCCCGAGGGCGTCAGGTTCGGGAAAGGAAGCGGGGTTCTGGGAGATATCCAGTCCCTTCGGTTTCCCACACGCGCCCGGCCTCCGCCAAGTGGCACTTTCCAAGTCTGTTATTTGCCACGCCTCCCTTATCCCCTTAAGGTGGTATCGCCCTCAACTCCTTTTCGAAGATGGTGTGGCTCAACCTTCAGTCGACTTGAATCCACCCGGCCCTCAAGCGTCCTCGGCCCCGCCCGACGCTCCTCTTGCGTGGTCCTCACCCTCTAAAGGAAGTTTTTTACTTCATTCGCTCTCACCGGAGCCACTCTCTACCTTGCACGTAGTTTTATCACTTCCCTTTTGTCTTGTCTCCGACGGTAGAAGAGACAATGGGAAACCGTTGGAATTTTGCCCTCTGCGGGCTCCCGTAAGCCCAGGTATGGCGGCCGAAGAGGAACCACACGTTGAATTTTAATTCGGGCTCACTTTCGGGCATGCGCAG comes from the Manis pentadactyla isolate mManPen7 chromosome 10, mManPen7.hap1, whole genome shotgun sequence genome and includes:
- the MBLAC1 gene encoding LOW QUALITY PROTEIN: metallo-beta-lactamase domain-containing protein 1 (The sequence of the model RefSeq protein was modified relative to this genomic sequence to represent the inferred CDS: inserted 2 bases in 1 codon), which codes for MSSQVRTEALPGEPPLLVTGDPYSVVVLLRGYAEPDGVAGAVYADGSVTLILPQVGALASSHRAPLYEGDEAKTALEEAARGPILVDTGGPWAREALLGALAGQGVDPGDVTLVVGTHGHSDHIGNLGLFPGAALLVSHDFCLPGGRYLPHGLSEERPLRLGPGLEVWATPGHGGQHDVSVVVAGTALGTVVVVGDVFERDGDEDSWQVLSEDPVAQERSRERVLGMADVVVPGHGGPFRVVRKVLQPETVSXGNSRRDTMVGDKEPTVHLQALRGTRLLSGKPLSRGTDGQAPISRVRGVGRWFPAFSGGRFSSEDRVPLPLPPPVSLFPQPNWDPGWAQSCAIFWGLSSKMEECSWEGCPK